A single genomic interval of Rhinatrema bivittatum chromosome 12, aRhiBiv1.1, whole genome shotgun sequence harbors:
- the LOC115073688 gene encoding myosin-binding protein H-like isoform X2, with amino-acid sequence MPGTESHLLHFKLKRQISLPLLHSRQPTRKKMREADTWVPVNQEPILTTRYKIQNLTTGDKVLVRVKATNRGGVSNPAVLTQPVQIKEIVDRPKIRLPRHLRETLVCVGGEAINLLIPFQGKPRPQVSWSKNGQPLDPKQVSIRNGDKDTILFIRKAERTDSGKYEVTVQIDSLQDKATFEIQVIERPGAPQGIKLVDVWGFNVALEWTPPKDNGNSDIKGFTVQKLDKKTGEWFTALEHCHLTNCTVSDLVMGNSYYFRVLAENQCGLSENGAVTKDCAHIKKTGIMYKPLAYPEHDFSEAPKFTHALNDRSTTTGYSTKLFCSVRGTPKPKIVWLKNQMEIREDPKYRALTNQGICSLEIRKPSPFDGGVYTCKAINSLGEASVVCKLDVKVPQ; translated from the exons ATGCCTGGAACAGAATCCCACCTCCTTCATTTCAAACTGAAGAGGCAGatcagcctccccctcctccactcccgGCAGCCTACAAGGAAGAAGATGAGAGAGG CTGACACTTGGGTACCTGTTAATCAAGAGCCAATCCTTACCACTCGCTACAAGATCCAGAACCTGACCACTGGTGATAAAGTCCTTGTCCGGGTTAAGGCCACGAACCGCGGAGGAGTCAGCAACCCCGCTGTGCTTACCCAACCTGTCCAAATTAAGGAGATAGTAG ATCGCCCCAAAATTCGTCTGCCCCGTCATCTGAGGGAAACCCTCGTTTGTGTGGGTGGAGAAGCCATCAATCTGCTTATTCCTTTCCAG GGCAAGCCACGACCTCAGGTCAGCTGGTCAAAGAATGGTCAGCCGCTGGATCCTAAACAGGTCAGCATCCGGAACGGCGACAAGGACACAATCCTATTCATTCGCAAGGCGGAAAGGACGGATTCTGGCAAATACGAAGTGACAGTACAGATTGACAGTCTGCAGGACAAAGCCACCTTTGAAATCCAAGTTATAG AGAGACCTGGAGCCCCCCAGGGCATTAAGCTGGTTGATGTGTGGGGATTTAATGTCGCTCTGGAGTGGACGCCACCAAAAGACAACGGGAACAGTGACATAAAGGGCTTCACAGTGCAGAAACTGGACAAGAAGACCGGG GAGTGGTTCACCGCGCTGGAGCACTGCCACCTGACTAACTGCACCGTCTCCGACCTTGTCATGGGCAACTCCTATTACTTCCGGGTCCTTGCGGAAAACCAGTGCGGCCTCAGTGAGAACGGGGCAGTGACGAAGGACTGTGCGCACATCAAGAAGACAG GTATCATGTACAAACCTTTGGCGTACCCAGAGCATGACTTCTCAGAGGCTCCCAAGTTTACGCATGCTCTGAATGACAGAAGCACTACTACTGGGTACAGCACTAAGCTGTTCTGCTCTGTCCGTGGGACTCCTAAG CCAAAAATTGTTTGGCTGAAGAATCAGATGGAGATTAGAGAGGATCCCAAGTATCGGGCACTCACCAACCAAGGCATCTGCTCCCTGGAAATCCGGAAGCCCTCTCCCTTTGATGGTGGCGTCTACACCTGCAAAGCCATTAACTCGCTGGGCGAAGCTTCTGTGGTCTGCAAGCTGGATGTGAAAG TGCCTCAATAA